One stretch of Methanothrix sp. DNA includes these proteins:
- the argF gene encoding ornithine carbamoyltransferase has protein sequence MSNRSLISIADLSPEEIVALLDRAEDLKAERSGRGGCALGDRMPLAGKSIAMIFEKPSTRTRVSLEVAASELGGHPLYLSAGELQLGRGETIGDTARVLSRYVHGITARVFSHRTVEELAAHSSVPVINALSDQEHPLQILADLMTIRERFGHLEGLRIAWVGDGNNVCNSLILASAMLNMRMIVASPRGYEPKGQILERARELGGVPGITYEPSEAARDADVLVTDTWISMGDEAEEAERLRSFSGYQINQRILEIAGRDAIVMHCLPAHRGQEITDEVMDGPQSVVLEEAENRLHTSKAVLEWLVGRRPL, from the coding sequence ATGAGCAATCGCTCTCTGATATCGATAGCCGATCTCTCTCCTGAGGAGATCGTGGCACTCCTGGACAGGGCGGAGGATCTCAAGGCAGAGCGCTCCGGACGGGGTGGATGCGCGCTTGGCGATAGAATGCCTCTTGCAGGAAAGAGCATTGCGATGATCTTCGAGAAGCCGTCGACGCGCACCCGCGTATCGCTGGAGGTCGCAGCATCAGAGCTCGGCGGGCACCCACTGTATCTCAGCGCAGGTGAGCTGCAGCTCGGGCGCGGCGAGACGATCGGGGACACAGCGAGGGTTCTGTCAAGATATGTGCATGGAATAACCGCCAGGGTCTTCTCTCACAGGACTGTGGAGGAGCTTGCAGCACACTCGAGCGTGCCCGTGATAAATGCGCTCTCAGACCAGGAGCATCCGCTCCAGATCCTGGCGGATCTGATGACGATCAGGGAGCGTTTCGGCCACCTGGAGGGTCTCCGGATAGCATGGGTCGGGGATGGAAACAATGTGTGCAACTCACTGATCCTGGCGTCTGCCATGCTGAATATGAGGATGATCGTGGCATCGCCCAGGGGTTATGAGCCAAAGGGCCAAATATTAGAAAGGGCCAGAGAGCTCGGCGGCGTCCCGGGGATCACATATGAGCCATCAGAGGCAGCGCGTGATGCTGATGTTCTCGTTACAGACACATGGATCTCGATGGGTGATGAGGCAGAGGAGGCAGAGCGTCTCAGAAGCTTCAGCGGGTATCAGATAAACCAGAGGATTCTTGAGATTGCTGGAAGGGACGCGATAGTGATGCACTGCCTGCCGGCGCACAGGGGCCAAGAGATCACGGATGAGGTCATGGACGGCCCGCAGAGTGTTGTATTGGAGGAGGCCGAGAACAGGCTTCACACATCAAAGGCTGTCCTGGAATGGCTGGTGGGGCGCAGGCCGCTCTAG
- a CDS encoding tyrosine-type recombinase/integrase codes for MFRKRMNVNWKRKRDAEDLMPALKRYRRYLEDNGLRPSTIPMYVLHVRKYLEFAGTDSPSADDFARFRDHLHDMRLSRSTVNNYSFSIRKYHEMLGQHVSFKFIKPNNTLPYYFDELDITRIFSVCSNIKHLAMLKTMFYASLRASELCNLDDSDVDLKALTVFVRGGKGGRDAVVYITDDCARTLRRYLEVRPPLMIEGRRQLFYTDFGKRWERRGVYRMFMYYKRLAGIEKQGGVHVFSRHSVGSLLVKRGCDIVTVKELMRHSYVHTTMRYMHISDATRREKYEQFLRL; via the coding sequence ATGTTCAGGAAGCGTATGAATGTGAACTGGAAGAGGAAGCGTGATGCTGAAGATCTCATGCCCGCTCTGAAGCGTTACAGGAGGTACCTGGAGGATAATGGGCTTCGACCGTCCACCATACCCATGTATGTGCTGCATGTGAGGAAGTACCTGGAATTCGCGGGAACTGATTCGCCGAGTGCAGATGATTTTGCCCGCTTCAGGGATCATCTCCATGACATGAGGCTATCACGGAGCACGGTCAACAACTACTCGTTCTCGATACGGAAATACCACGAGATGCTCGGGCAGCATGTCAGCTTCAAGTTCATCAAGCCGAACAACACCCTCCCGTACTATTTTGATGAGCTGGATATCACAAGGATATTCAGTGTGTGCAGCAACATAAAACATCTTGCGATGCTGAAGACCATGTTTTATGCCAGTCTCCGTGCCAGCGAGCTGTGCAACCTGGACGATTCTGATGTGGATCTGAAGGCGTTGACAGTCTTCGTGCGTGGTGGTAAGGGTGGCAGGGACGCAGTGGTCTACATCACCGATGACTGCGCAAGGACCCTCAGGCGTTACCTTGAGGTCCGGCCTCCGCTCATGATTGAGGGGCGCAGACAGCTCTTCTACACTGACTTCGGGAAACGCTGGGAGCGCCGTGGGGTTTACCGGATGTTCATGTACTACAAGAGGCTCGCGGGTATCGAGAAGCAGGGAGGCGTGCATGTGTTCTCGCGGCACAGCGTTGGGAGCCTCCTGGTGAAGCGTGGCTGCGATATCGTGACAGTCAAGGAACTCATGCGGCATTCTTATGTTCACACCACCATGAGGTACATGCACATCTCTGATGCCACCAGGCGGGAGAAGTACGAGCAGTTCCTGAGACTGTGA
- a CDS encoding ADP-ribosylglycohydrolase family protein, with product MNPRLTDIVKGIAIGDALGSTGEFMGRQEVIRVYSEARASGINWPFAQYGSRIHGLKPGQWTDDTDMAICMVKAGIDPEKIAASFVDWMLSGPKDIGITIRKALEIKRLHPEGPYWFGGYQVYRMHPHFEANGSLMRNGVVAGMVDSLEDAYRLSLQHGMITHYHPMPQICCLAQDYVMWSLMHDSFSWDSWLHDFSSTLYEDIRDISYDPAVKKWMDVCGSDIDKSLRRFVESWQHPAAFDPFRQDLSNGGGHCLMSFRIAMWGLYYAIHDDTFKGPQEIPECVFDAEGSDRIGWIAMLGHDSDTYCAIAGAMMAAAGLRFSEELARYANKTIKGDTLLCIHLPAAHSRTGASADKFSDG from the coding sequence ATGAATCCGCGTTTGACGGACATAGTAAAGGGCATTGCGATCGGCGATGCGCTGGGATCGACAGGCGAATTCATGGGCAGACAGGAGGTCATCAGGGTTTACAGCGAGGCGAGAGCGAGTGGCATCAACTGGCCGTTCGCACAGTACGGTTCGAGGATACATGGTCTAAAGCCGGGTCAGTGGACTGATGACACAGATATGGCGATATGCATGGTGAAGGCGGGCATAGATCCAGAGAAGATTGCAGCGAGCTTTGTCGATTGGATGCTATCTGGGCCAAAGGACATCGGAATCACGATCCGGAAGGCGCTTGAGATCAAGCGTCTCCACCCTGAAGGGCCGTACTGGTTCGGAGGGTATCAGGTCTACCGGATGCATCCACACTTCGAGGCAAACGGGTCTCTCATGCGCAACGGCGTGGTCGCTGGAATGGTGGACTCGCTGGAGGACGCATACAGGCTCAGTCTGCAGCATGGCATGATAACGCACTATCATCCGATGCCGCAGATATGCTGCCTCGCTCAGGATTACGTCATGTGGTCGCTGATGCATGACAGCTTCTCCTGGGACTCATGGCTGCACGATTTCTCGAGCACCCTGTATGAAGATATACGTGATATTTCATACGATCCGGCTGTAAAGAAATGGATGGATGTCTGTGGCTCTGATATCGATAAATCGCTGAGGAGGTTCGTGGAGAGCTGGCAGCATCCGGCTGCGTTTGATCCGTTTCGGCAGGATCTGAGCAACGGTGGCGGGCACTGTCTGATGTCGTTCAGGATCGCCATGTGGGGGCTTTATTATGCGATACATGACGACACATTCAAAGGACCGCAGGAGATCCCTGAGTGCGTGTTTGATGCGGAGGGATCCGATCGGATAGGCTGGATCGCAATGCTCGGTCACGACTCGGATACATACTGTGCGATCGCGGGCGCTATGATGGCAGCCGCTGGTTTGAGGTTCTCGGAGGAGCTCGCGAGATACGCCAACAAAACCATTAAAGGCGATACGCTCTTATGTATTCACCTGCCTGCAGCGCATAGCCGGACCGGTGCCTCTGCGGACAAGTTCTCAGATGGATAA
- a CDS encoding HAD family hydrolase, whose protein sequence is MPEVISFDMDGTLVSPRYVDRVWMEGIPELYAERHGVELDNAKEIVIGEYLKIGSDRLEWYDLGYWLEKFDLNIDKHELLEMHRSEIEIYPEVEEVLDSLKDSGYELVVTSNAAREFIEMELDGLMDRFSRIFSVTSDFRDVKKSPRSYILVCRALGRKPLEVLHIGDHYVYDYEAPIEAGLDALFLDRKGNRSGPEVVGDLREAAERILNGM, encoded by the coding sequence ATGCCAGAAGTGATATCCTTCGATATGGACGGAACCCTGGTGAGCCCGAGGTACGTTGACAGGGTGTGGATGGAGGGGATTCCGGAGCTTTACGCGGAGCGGCACGGCGTGGAGCTGGACAATGCAAAGGAGATCGTCATCGGGGAGTATTTAAAGATCGGAAGCGACAGGCTCGAGTGGTATGACCTCGGTTACTGGCTGGAGAAGTTCGATCTCAACATCGATAAGCACGAGCTCCTCGAGATGCACAGATCCGAGATAGAGATATACCCCGAGGTGGAGGAGGTCCTAGATTCTCTGAAAGATTCAGGCTATGAGCTCGTAGTGACATCCAATGCAGCGAGGGAGTTCATCGAGATGGAGCTGGACGGGCTGATGGACAGGTTCAGCAGGATATTCTCCGTGACATCCGATTTCAGGGATGTTAAGAAATCACCCCGCTCATACATCCTGGTCTGCAGGGCTCTTGGAAGAAAGCCTCTGGAGGTGCTACACATCGGGGATCACTACGTTTACGACTACGAGGCTCCAATCGAGGCCGGCCTGGACGCCCTCTTCCTGGACAGAAAGGGTAACAGAAGCGGCCCTGAGGTCGTGGGAGACCTGAGAGAGGCTGCTGAAAGAATACTGAACGGAATGTAA
- the pyrF gene encoding orotidine-5'-phosphate decarboxylase, with the protein MRKNSRLILALDVGSVDKAHSIASETEGIFDAIKVGYPLILSAGLSVIKDLSSIAPIIADLKIADIPNTNHLICNRLFNAGAQGVIAHAFTGRDSLEACVDVARRYDGELYAVTEMSHPGALEFMAAVAERLAMLALDVGASGIVAPATRPERIRTLKRIAGGLTVISPGVGAQGGSLRDAIEAGADYAIVGRSVYESSNPRKAAEELLDLMR; encoded by the coding sequence ATGAGGAAGAACAGCAGACTAATCCTCGCGCTGGACGTGGGGTCAGTGGATAAGGCGCACAGCATAGCCTCAGAGACAGAAGGGATCTTCGATGCGATCAAGGTGGGTTATCCACTGATACTCTCAGCAGGACTCTCTGTCATAAAGGATCTATCCAGCATCGCGCCCATCATCGCAGACCTAAAAATCGCGGATATCCCGAACACAAACCATCTGATATGTAATCGCCTCTTCAACGCGGGCGCTCAGGGAGTCATAGCGCACGCTTTCACAGGAAGGGACAGCCTGGAGGCCTGCGTGGATGTGGCCAGGAGGTATGATGGAGAGCTGTACGCGGTGACTGAGATGAGCCATCCGGGAGCGCTGGAGTTCATGGCTGCGGTCGCTGAGCGGCTGGCCATGCTCGCTCTGGACGTTGGGGCATCGGGAATAGTGGCGCCTGCCACCAGGCCTGAGCGGATAAGAACGCTCAAAAGAATCGCGGGGGGCCTCACGGTAATCTCCCCTGGGGTGGGGGCGCAGGGCGGCTCGCTCAGGGATGCGATCGAAGCGGGCGCGGATTACGCGATCGTGGGCAGATCCGTGTACGAGAGCAGCAACCCCAGAAAAGCGGCCGAGGAGCTGCTCGATCTCATGCGGTAG
- a CDS encoding ATP-binding protein, with protein sequence MSASVDRRILVVASAFAFLIASHLVLITAFRDADAFLLMEDSLFVMASAIATICLLHAFKRSTGRARTAWMAMFIAMSFNTAGELAWLVIEVFLKTEPFPSIADIGYLAFYPFFAAGIFLLPSVPLSANERSRLLLDECIALISSLLILWIYILPELYEDDPLATFVSIAYVLMDLLLIIALMDILFREHATPEDWPALLLVLGMGVMIITDLGYAYQEIQGTYISGSLVDTGWLAAYMLMGIAPLLWVRPPSWSPVSLKRISYYVPVVWLGLALILALIRGHGSVANAAALAASISGIIGLMLLRERQSVRAMGDMLADLREEAERRAAAEKNLAETKNLLESILTQAQCGILVVDADGKILFSNDMARRMVGKSPGESVGLRSYKQEGGTEWDLCISRALRGAITECREARVVVDGSPSDILLESAPLRDSSGEIVGAVVSFMDITERKRLEDELRRHTTELERIVEERTREIERKNAEMERFVYTVSHDLRSPLITILGFLGYLREDLRAGQSDKVESDIRFIENSVLKMDRLLTNTLELSRVGRVINPPEDVPFSDIVKEVLSEMNAKLNGVDVVIGEDMPVVHVDRMRVGEMLANLIDNSIKYTKNADRPRIEIGWRPENAVFFVKDNGTGIDPMYHDRVFELFYKIDRSTPGTGAGLAIAKKIVEVHGGRIWIESEVGKGCTVCFTLPVRREKSYAKS encoded by the coding sequence ATGTCTGCATCCGTCGACAGGCGCATCCTGGTTGTGGCCTCTGCGTTTGCGTTTCTCATAGCATCACATCTGGTGCTTATAACAGCATTTCGAGATGCTGATGCATTTCTTCTCATGGAGGACAGTCTATTTGTGATGGCATCTGCCATCGCGACCATTTGCCTCCTCCATGCATTCAAACGCTCCACGGGCAGGGCCAGGACCGCCTGGATGGCGATGTTTATCGCGATGAGCTTCAACACAGCAGGAGAACTCGCATGGCTTGTGATTGAGGTATTCCTAAAGACAGAACCTTTCCCGTCAATTGCTGATATCGGATACCTGGCGTTCTACCCGTTCTTTGCAGCTGGCATCTTCCTCCTTCCCTCTGTGCCGCTGTCAGCAAACGAGAGGTCCAGGCTGCTGCTGGACGAATGCATAGCTCTGATCTCATCTCTTCTGATCCTCTGGATCTACATCCTGCCAGAGCTGTATGAGGATGATCCTTTGGCCACGTTCGTATCGATCGCCTATGTGCTCATGGACCTTCTGCTGATCATCGCGCTGATGGACATACTCTTCCGAGAGCATGCGACACCAGAGGACTGGCCAGCACTCCTTCTGGTTCTGGGAATGGGCGTCATGATAATAACAGATCTGGGCTATGCCTATCAGGAGATTCAGGGTACATACATCTCAGGGAGCCTGGTCGACACCGGCTGGCTTGCAGCATACATGCTCATGGGCATCGCTCCTCTGCTCTGGGTTCGTCCTCCTTCATGGAGCCCAGTCAGCCTCAAGAGGATCTCTTACTACGTCCCTGTCGTATGGCTCGGCCTTGCGCTCATACTCGCGCTCATCAGGGGACATGGCTCAGTAGCGAATGCAGCAGCTCTGGCAGCATCCATATCCGGCATAATCGGCCTGATGCTGCTGCGTGAGAGGCAGTCCGTGAGGGCGATGGGCGATATGCTCGCAGACCTTCGGGAGGAGGCTGAGCGGCGGGCCGCCGCGGAGAAGAACCTCGCGGAGACCAAAAACCTCCTGGAGAGCATACTTACACAGGCGCAGTGCGGCATCCTTGTAGTCGATGCTGATGGAAAAATACTCTTCAGCAACGATATGGCCAGGCGGATGGTGGGAAAGAGCCCCGGCGAGTCTGTTGGGCTGAGATCCTACAAACAGGAGGGTGGGACTGAGTGGGATCTCTGCATCTCAAGGGCTCTCAGGGGTGCGATCACAGAGTGCAGAGAGGCGCGCGTGGTCGTTGATGGCAGCCCATCTGATATCCTGCTCGAATCAGCGCCCCTGAGGGACAGCTCCGGAGAGATCGTTGGCGCGGTGGTCTCTTTCATGGACATCACCGAGAGGAAGCGGCTGGAGGATGAGCTCAGGAGGCACACAACAGAGCTCGAGAGGATTGTTGAGGAGAGAACAAGGGAGATCGAGAGGAAGAACGCGGAGATGGAGAGGTTCGTCTACACAGTTTCTCATGATCTCAGATCACCTCTGATAACGATACTCGGATTTCTCGGTTACCTCAGGGAGGATCTCAGGGCGGGCCAGAGCGATAAGGTCGAGAGCGACATACGGTTCATAGAGAACTCCGTGCTCAAAATGGACAGGCTCCTCACCAACACCCTGGAGCTGAGCCGGGTTGGGAGGGTGATCAACCCGCCAGAGGATGTCCCGTTCTCTGATATCGTGAAGGAAGTGCTCTCAGAGATGAACGCGAAGCTCAACGGCGTTGATGTCGTCATTGGAGAGGATATGCCTGTCGTGCACGTCGACAGGATGCGTGTGGGGGAGATGCTCGCGAACCTGATAGATAACAGCATAAAGTACACAAAGAATGCGGACCGTCCGAGGATAGAGATAGGGTGGCGGCCTGAGAACGCGGTCTTCTTCGTGAAAGATAACGGCACCGGCATAGACCCGATGTACCATGACAGGGTCTTCGAGCTATTCTACAAGATAGACCGCAGCACCCCAGGCACCGGAGCAGGCCTCGCGATAGCAAAGAAGATCGTCGAGGTTCATGGCGGCAGGATCTGGATAGAGTCCGAGGTCGGGAAGGGCTGCACCGTGTGCTTCACGCTCCCGGTCAGGCGCGAGAAATCCTATGCGAAATCCTGA
- a CDS encoding protein translocase SEC61 complex subunit gamma encodes MKAAETKMDQLKGKLGVGRSEKTAEKKRRDTKSDLTDMLDDIGIEAPSMDLGEYIRVLKLARKPTREEFMMIGKVSITGIFLIGMIGFVIYALLTEIPKSI; translated from the coding sequence ATGAAGGCAGCAGAGACGAAGATGGACCAGCTGAAGGGGAAGCTGGGTGTTGGCAGATCTGAGAAGACGGCTGAGAAGAAGCGCAGGGACACAAAGAGCGATCTCACAGATATGCTCGATGATATCGGCATCGAGGCACCATCGATGGACCTGGGCGAGTACATACGTGTCCTGAAGCTCGCAAGGAAGCCGACGAGGGAGGAGTTCATGATGATCGGGAAGGTATCGATCACAGGGATTTTCCTGATCGGCATGATAGGCTTTGTGATATACGCGCTTCTCACAGAGATACCGAAGTCGATATGA
- a CDS encoding phenylacetate--CoA ligase translates to MERSELEELQLRRLRKTVEQVYRNVPFYHRKMTEMGITPHDINSLRDIEKLPMTRKTDLRDNYPFGLFAVPREEIVRVHASSGTTGKPTVVGYTKNDIETWSDLMARDFVMVGVTRNDIFQNAVNYGFFTGGLGVHYGIERMGAMAVPSGTGNTERQLEIMADFGVTVIHCTPSYALYLAETAKAKGMMDRLKLRIGCFGAEPWSDEARQELEEAFGIKAYDSYGLSEMFGPGVAFECQEQNGLHIWEDHFLVEILDSDGNPCAPGERGELVLTSLTKEAMPLIRYRTGDVTYLLEDGCSCGRTSRKLHRFLGRADDMLVVRGINVFPSQIEDVLLSIPEIGDYFQVIVDRKHHGLDEITIQVEMKDEAFTGELADLARLQKKVEERLKAVLNIRSKVELVEKGTIPRTAGKSKKVVDLRKI, encoded by the coding sequence ATGGAGAGGTCTGAGCTGGAGGAACTCCAGCTCCGCCGGCTGAGAAAGACCGTGGAGCAGGTTTACAGGAACGTCCCATTCTATCACAGAAAGATGACAGAGATGGGCATCACACCACATGATATAAACAGCTTGAGGGATATCGAGAAGCTTCCCATGACACGCAAGACGGACCTGAGGGATAACTATCCGTTCGGGCTCTTCGCGGTTCCAAGAGAGGAGATCGTGAGGGTGCATGCGTCCTCAGGGACCACAGGAAAGCCCACAGTCGTAGGATACACAAAGAACGATATAGAGACCTGGTCTGACCTGATGGCCAGGGACTTCGTCATGGTCGGCGTGACCAGGAACGACATATTCCAGAACGCTGTGAACTACGGTTTCTTCACAGGCGGGCTCGGCGTGCACTACGGCATAGAGCGGATGGGCGCGATGGCGGTCCCGTCCGGCACAGGCAACACCGAGAGGCAGCTCGAGATCATGGCGGATTTTGGGGTGACAGTGATACACTGCACGCCCTCGTATGCCCTATACCTGGCAGAGACAGCGAAGGCGAAGGGCATGATGGACAGATTGAAGCTCAGGATAGGCTGCTTCGGGGCAGAGCCCTGGTCGGATGAGGCGCGCCAGGAGCTTGAGGAGGCGTTCGGCATAAAGGCCTATGACTCGTACGGGCTCTCAGAGATGTTCGGGCCGGGCGTCGCCTTCGAGTGTCAGGAGCAGAACGGGCTGCACATCTGGGAGGATCATTTCCTTGTGGAGATTCTGGACAGCGATGGAAACCCCTGCGCCCCAGGCGAGCGCGGCGAGCTTGTGCTCACATCCCTGACCAAGGAGGCCATGCCGCTGATAAGGTACAGGACGGGGGATGTGACGTATCTCCTGGAGGACGGCTGCAGCTGCGGGCGCACGAGCCGGAAGCTTCACAGGTTTCTGGGGAGAGCGGACGATATGCTCGTCGTGAGGGGCATAAACGTCTTCCCGAGCCAGATAGAGGATGTGCTTCTCTCGATACCCGAGATAGGGGATTACTTCCAGGTGATAGTCGACAGAAAGCATCACGGTCTGGATGAGATCACGATCCAGGTCGAGATGAAGGACGAGGCATTCACAGGGGAGCTCGCAGATCTGGCGCGTCTCCAGAAGAAGGTCGAGGAGAGGCTCAAGGCTGTGCTCAACATCCGGAGCAAGGTGGAGCTCGTCGAGAAGGGGACGATCCCGAGAACAGCTGGAAAATCGAAGAAGGTGGTGGACCTCAGAAAGATCTGA
- a CDS encoding glutamine synthetase family protein: MMNAPATKDDVFEAIDKHNVRFVRIWFTDILGIPKSFAINTNQLDGAFSEGMGFDGSSVRGFARIYESDLIAKPDPSTFRIVPWRQQDNAVARMFCDILNPDGTPYEGDPRYVLKRNLSRLREKGYKFMVGPELEFFYFKNDCSTEILDTGGYFDLTTLDVASDLRRDTILALDAMGIDVEYSHHEVAPSQHEIDLRYADALTMADNVITYKITVKEIARKHGCYATFMPKPIFGVNGSGMHVHQSLFQGKRNVMFDAADEYHLSDEAKCYIAGLLRHAPEITAVTNQWVNSYKRLVPGYEAPVYISWARRNRSALVRVPMYKPGKEAATRIEYRSPDPAANPYLAFSVMLVAGLAGIANKYELPPPQERDIYHMSEEERRAAGINSLPGSLNEAIQLAERSYIVREALGDHVFENFIAIKKAEWDEYRTTVSRWELERYLPLL, from the coding sequence ATGATGAACGCCCCTGCGACAAAAGACGATGTATTTGAGGCGATAGACAAGCATAACGTGAGATTTGTCAGGATATGGTTTACCGATATCCTGGGCATCCCGAAGAGCTTTGCCATCAACACCAACCAGCTTGATGGTGCATTCTCTGAGGGTATGGGTTTCGATGGTTCCTCTGTGAGGGGGTTTGCCAGGATATACGAGTCAGACCTGATCGCCAAGCCTGACCCATCGACCTTCAGAATCGTCCCGTGGCGCCAGCAGGATAACGCTGTGGCGAGGATGTTCTGTGACATTCTGAATCCAGATGGCACTCCCTACGAGGGCGATCCGAGATATGTTCTTAAGAGAAACCTCTCCCGTCTCAGGGAGAAGGGCTACAAGTTCATGGTCGGACCTGAGCTGGAGTTCTTCTACTTCAAGAACGATTGCTCGACCGAGATACTCGACACCGGCGGCTATTTCGATCTCACAACTCTGGATGTCGCATCCGATCTCAGGAGAGATACAATCCTGGCGCTGGACGCGATGGGCATCGATGTCGAGTACAGCCATCACGAGGTCGCGCCATCACAGCATGAGATCGATTTGAGGTATGCTGATGCACTGACAATGGCTGACAACGTGATAACATACAAGATAACAGTCAAGGAGATCGCAAGAAAGCACGGATGCTATGCGACATTCATGCCGAAGCCGATCTTCGGGGTGAACGGAAGCGGGATGCATGTCCACCAGTCGCTCTTCCAGGGGAAGAGGAACGTGATGTTCGACGCAGCTGATGAATATCATCTCTCAGACGAGGCAAAGTGCTACATCGCAGGCCTGCTCAGGCACGCGCCTGAGATAACAGCGGTGACCAACCAGTGGGTCAACTCCTACAAGAGGCTTGTGCCCGGATACGAGGCGCCGGTCTACATCAGCTGGGCGAGGAGGAACAGGTCCGCGCTCGTCAGGGTCCCGATGTACAAGCCTGGCAAGGAGGCGGCCACAAGGATCGAGTACAGGAGCCCGGATCCTGCAGCGAATCCATACCTTGCATTCTCGGTGATGCTCGTCGCCGGCCTCGCGGGCATCGCAAACAAGTACGAGCTCCCACCGCCCCAGGAGCGCGATATATACCACATGAGCGAGGAGGAGAGGAGAGCTGCTGGCATAAACTCCCTTCCTGGAAGCCTCAACGAGGCCATCCAGCTCGCTGAGCGGAGCTACATCGTCCGTGAGGCTCTGGGCGATCACGTCTTCGAGAACTTCATTGCGATCAAGAAGGCGGAGTGGGACGAGTACCGGACAACTGTGAGCCGGTGGGAGCTGGAGAGGTACCTGCCTCTCCTCTAA
- the cas1 gene encoding CRISPR-associated endonuclease Cas1: MQLVVNSYGSYIRKSGECFVVKREDRCLEIAAKKISSILIATAAYITTDAIKLAIDNNIDIVFLDSKGDPYARIWHPKLGSTTLIRRRQLEIYGRPEALALVREWCARKLENQIEFLKRLKKSRSERNDELTRYIEEISSSLEEMRRLRGTVESRRQDILGLEGRASRAYFGAISLIMPEKYKFTGRSRDPARDEFNAMLNYGYGMLYSIVEKACIIAGLDPYAGFLHTDSYNKRSLVFDIIEMFRIHIDEPVVHMFTRRMVRDEFFEPVKQGVVLSREGRAALIDMINKALDETVEYRGRNVKIRNTIQMECHRIANHLIRGAVEESTDADDLNVIESGCDTCPVEGDDACLGDIRYIG, from the coding sequence ATGCAGCTCGTTGTCAACTCATACGGATCGTACATACGTAAGAGCGGTGAGTGTTTTGTCGTAAAGAGAGAGGACAGATGCCTGGAGATTGCAGCCAAGAAGATCAGCAGCATTCTGATTGCCACGGCTGCATACATAACAACGGACGCGATCAAGCTTGCGATAGATAATAATATAGATATAGTATTTCTCGACTCGAAGGGCGATCCTTACGCGAGGATCTGGCACCCGAAGCTGGGAAGCACAACCCTGATCAGGAGACGGCAGCTTGAAATATACGGAAGGCCAGAGGCGCTGGCCCTTGTAAGGGAATGGTGTGCCCGCAAACTTGAGAACCAGATAGAGTTTCTAAAGAGGCTTAAAAAATCACGGAGCGAGAGAAATGATGAACTGACAAGGTACATCGAGGAGATCTCGAGCTCTCTCGAGGAGATGCGCAGGCTTCGCGGCACCGTCGAATCGAGAAGACAGGATATTCTCGGTCTGGAGGGGAGGGCATCCAGGGCATACTTCGGAGCGATATCTCTGATCATGCCTGAGAAGTACAAATTCACGGGAAGGAGCAGGGATCCGGCAAGGGATGAGTTCAATGCGATGCTGAACTACGGCTATGGCATGCTCTACTCGATTGTGGAGAAGGCATGCATAATCGCGGGGCTTGATCCATATGCAGGGTTCCTGCATACAGACTCATACAACAAGAGATCCCTCGTTTTCGATATAATAGAGATGTTCAGGATCCATATCGATGAGCCTGTTGTGCACATGTTCACCAGGCGGATGGTCAGGGATGAGTTCTTCGAGCCCGTCAAGCAGGGGGTCGTTCTGAGCAGAGAGGGGCGAGCGGCTCTGATCGATATGATCAACAAAGCGCTGGACGAGACCGTGGAGTACCGGGGCCGCAATGTCAAGATCAGGAACACCATCCAGATGGAATGCCACAGGATAGCAAACCATCTCATCAGAGGTGCTGTGGAAGAGAGCACAGATGCAGATGATCTCAATGTCATTGAGTCAGGGTGTGATACCTGCCCCGTGGAGGGGGATGATGCTTGTCTGGGTGATATACGATATATCGGATGA